The Vigna unguiculata cultivar IT97K-499-35 chromosome 6, ASM411807v1, whole genome shotgun sequence genome contains a region encoding:
- the LOC114187688 gene encoding uncharacterized protein LOC114187688, whose product MELSQNAIIEAKEELMVSPLSGGNPIRRTAYFIKPCMEGSANPPHYMFSSGRTATVASNPGKLPLEVIYRGWHNPNQEWNTWVQQMQQKYEYMWIKAGIDQAIKASTFLICRNDELILELAQRWCSKTNTFVFSWGEATITLEDLNVCWGYSVMGEPFSRPLVSDEEKEVEHELITVFRMFFKSKAKRADHYPWMKYFMSNENNLEHEAFLCCWLSRFVFPGRSYKSILKSVFPIAIQLARGTKLALAPVVLANIYRDLRLLNDKIRIVKTVELEVTLLAPFQLVQVWALERFPSLQPCPQVVEQGQLLMAKWHTVKMVKHDNLKLILDSSRAGNDFIWCPFVNSPPLQLYNENDKWVCKNPNFDDELESFARCMRLSELEGMECVEHYCPNRVAMQFGMDQDIPGMLVPHKEKPWTSYSELVTDTYLYIALCARHKPSVTSKYYHWWKQSNQSKERSKHYDCVERSSKHASPVSLYVKKESSLSCGPPLGLTCKIKRKLEHDFGEMEKRPVIELSSSSSEDTCVGDEEVENVSGPVSIVFPSLRAEESRSVKDNKNGDKIKNLFCDRDGVSDVERKYATSCIEEIASDLESRMGRLERVVAKLKAEKLGHKV is encoded by the coding sequence ATGGAGCTATCACAGAACGCTATTATCGAAGCAAAAGAAGAACTCATGGTTTCACCATTATCTGGTGGAAACCCAATTCGAAGAACTGCTTATTTTATCAAACCCTGCATGGAAGGTTCAGCAAATCCTCCTCATTACATGTTCTCTTCTGGAAGAACAGCAACAGTTGCTTCCAACCCCGGAAAGCTGCCACTAGAAGTGATATACAGGGGATGGCATAATCCAAATCAAGAATGGAATACATGGGTTCAACAGATGCAACAAAAGTATGAATATATGTGGATAAAGGCTGGGATAGACCAAGCTATCAAAGCTTCTACTTTTCTTATCTGTAGAAATGATGAGTTGATTCTTGAGCTTGCACAAAGGTGGTGTTCAAAGACTAACACGTTTGTGTTTTCATGGGGAGAAGCAACTATAACCCTGGAGGACCTGAATGTGTGTTGGGGTTACTCTGTCATGGGAGAGCCTTTCTCTAGACCTCTTGTGAGTGATGAGGAAAAGGAAGTAGAACATGAGTTGATTACTGTGTTTAGGATGTTTTTCAAATCGAAGGCCAAAAGGGCAGATCATTATCCATGGATGAAGTATTTCATGAGTAATGAAAACAATTTGGAACATGAGGCATTCTTGTGTTGCTGGTTGTCGAGGTTTGTGTTCCCTGGTAGATCATATAAATCCATTCTGAAAAGTGTTTTTCCTATTGCCATACAGTTAGCAAGAGGGACTAAACTAGCTCTTGCACCTGTTGTCTTAGCCAACATTTACAGGGATTTGAGGTTGCTGAATGACAAAATCAGAATTGTCAAAACAGTGGAGTTAGAAGTTACATTGTTGGCTCCTTTTCAGTTGGTCCAAGTTTGGGCATTGGAGAGATTTCCCTCGTTGCAGCCGTGTCCTCAAGTAGTTGAGCAAGGCCAACTCTTGATGGCTAAATGGCACACAGTGAAAATGGTTAAACATGACaacttgaaattgattttggactCTTCAAGAGCTGGAAATGACTTTATTTGGTGTCCATTTGTGAATTCTCCTCCTCTTCAGCTTTACAATGAAAATGACAAGTGGGTATGCAAAAATCCCAATTTTGATGATGAATTAGAATCCTTTGCTCGCTGCATGAGACTCTCAGAGTTGGAGGGCATGGAATGTGTAGAACATTACTGCCCTAATCGTGTTGCTATGCAGTTTGGGATGGATCAAGACATTCCTGGTATGCTAGTACCTCACAAAGAGAAACCTTGGACAAGTTATAGTGAGCTAGTAACAGATACATATTTGTACATTGCGTTATGTGCCCGCCATAAGCCAAGTGTTACTTCTAAGTACTATCATTGGTGGAAGCAATCAAATCAAAGTAAGGAAAGAAGCAAACATTATGATTGTGTTGAAAGAAGCTCAAAACATGCGTCACCAGTATCATTATATGTGAAGAAAGAGAGCAGCCTATCATGTGGCCCACCACTTGGTCTTACTTGCAAGATTAAGAGAAAACTAGAACATGATTTTGGTGAAATGGAAAAGCGTCCGGTCATTGAGTTGTCCAGTTCTTCAAGTGAAGATACATGTGTTGGTGATGAAGAAGTTGAAAATGTTTCTGGTCCTGTATCTATTGTTTTTCCATCCTTAAGAGCTGAAGAATCAAGAAGTGTCAAAGACAACAAAAATGGAGACAAAATCAAGAATTTATTTTGTGATAGAGATGGTGTCAGTGATGTGGAAAGGAAATATGCAACCTCTTGCATAGAAGAAATAGCTTCTGATCTTGAAAGCCGGATGGGGAGGCTTGAAAGAGTGGTTGCCAAGCTTAAAGCAGAAAAATTAGGTCATAAAGTTTAA